A genomic segment from Desulfonatronum lacustre DSM 10312 encodes:
- a CDS encoding ferredoxin reductase family protein: MIIKKQYYWGYLVVGLSLVLTYAIYFGSMWFYDDWYDHRLKYLAKIGSMGTTMLMCWALVLAARLPIVERLFGGLDKVYKAHRKIGELALYLIVLHPIFLALNPEFDFVRFFWIAQLPGEAEHYYFARMSGLIALAALVALTSLSLWISLPYHHWKQTHNFFGLVLVLVIFHAVVAQGQIMSYPLLGAWFAVWAAVGVCCYFYIRVLYRWFGPLHNYLVDHVRILGDITEVHMRPRDPNRKMAFHPGQFLYVSFDSPDLRSEPHPFSISSAPQAGNIRISVKKMGDWTKELPILKPGQRASIWGPYGKFGEHMTEHADKETVLVAGGIGITPFLSMVENADFQAGKYNKAHLFYSVQVPEEAYYHDEITDLGVKEEYLHYIPHSSDSEGYLTPEVIADRVGDLKTKVYLICGPKVLMDSLRDQLMKAGVPFEQIFTEDFSII, encoded by the coding sequence GTGATCATCAAGAAACAGTATTACTGGGGGTATCTGGTTGTCGGGTTGAGCCTGGTGCTTACCTATGCGATCTATTTCGGTTCCATGTGGTTCTACGACGACTGGTACGATCACCGCCTGAAGTATCTTGCCAAAATCGGAAGCATGGGCACGACCATGCTGATGTGCTGGGCCCTGGTGCTGGCCGCGCGACTGCCTATCGTGGAGCGGTTGTTCGGAGGGCTGGACAAGGTCTACAAGGCGCACCGCAAAATTGGCGAACTCGCCTTGTACCTCATTGTCCTGCACCCGATATTTTTGGCCCTGAATCCGGAGTTCGACTTTGTTCGCTTTTTCTGGATAGCCCAACTGCCCGGCGAGGCGGAACATTATTATTTTGCCCGGATGAGCGGCCTGATCGCCCTGGCGGCCCTGGTCGCGCTGACGTCGTTGTCGCTCTGGATCTCACTGCCCTACCACCACTGGAAACAGACGCACAATTTCTTCGGCTTGGTGCTGGTGCTGGTGATATTCCACGCAGTCGTGGCTCAGGGCCAGATCATGTCGTATCCGCTGCTTGGGGCCTGGTTCGCCGTGTGGGCCGCGGTCGGGGTGTGCTGCTATTTCTATATCCGGGTGCTCTACCGCTGGTTCGGGCCGCTCCATAACTATCTCGTGGATCATGTCCGAATCCTGGGCGACATCACCGAAGTCCACATGCGCCCCCGGGATCCGAACCGGAAGATGGCCTTCCACCCCGGCCAGTTCCTGTACGTCTCTTTCGATTCACCGGATCTGCGATCCGAGCCGCATCCTTTCAGCATTTCGTCAGCGCCCCAGGCCGGGAACATCCGGATATCCGTCAAGAAAATGGGCGACTGGACAAAAGAGCTTCCCATCCTGAAGCCGGGTCAGCGGGCCTCCATCTGGGGGCCCTACGGCAAGTTCGGCGAGCACATGACGGAGCATGCGGACAAGGAAACCGTGCTGGTGGCCGGCGGGATCGGGATCACGCCGTTTTTGAGCATGGTTGAGAATGCGGATTTCCAGGCGGGCAAATACAACAAGGCGCATCTCTTCTACAGCGTGCAGGTACCGGAAGAAGCCTATTATCACGACGAAATTACGGACCTCGGCGTGAAAGAGGAATACCTGCACTACATCCCCCACTCTTCCGATTCCGAAGGGTATCTCACGCCGGAAGTCATCGCGGACCGGGTGGGCGACCTGAAAACCAAGGTCTACCTGATCTGCGGGCCGAAGGTGCTGATGGATTCCCTGCGGGATCAGCTCATGAAAGCCGGCGTGCCTTTTGAACAGATCTTCACGGAAGACTTCAGCATCATCTGA
- a CDS encoding S41 family peptidase: MRQIQMANLFFRQWIQRSMLVILLLALGCGFAPVSANADIPKLPRFPSISPDGSEIVFSAGGDLWIVPVHGGMANRLTGHRFDDLHSSWSPDGQSLVFTSMRDGYMNLWRIQRDGTGTVQLTYSDRFLRAPHWSIDEEGREIVTFSGLLEADVYRDQRPYRISPQGGEHELLHHAFGSEPRFSPDGRRVVFTRGGYYHDWNHRRYRGPDAMNVWVLHQSEERFEAVTEWEGDDGNAKWVDNDTLLFMSERQLDTVNLYRVNLDDDNRALQRITHFQGRGVQDFDVSRDGSMAVLQVWDRLYTLNLADPQAEPEPIHIQTGDDGRDDHILRWIDRDVTEAALSPDGQVMAYVAYGRVYIRNVDEYSPTRAVIPDTHARHQDIAWSPDGLHLYFASDADGTLSIYKAQVELTRDEIRLAHQQLPTRGELLAKSTATHVSRGTESISESTHQYSEHSVNSDTDDPFGPLPPNNPLDPPHPPDPQDPSEPKPTGEPADVPSSSQEESHATEKSKHVTGQEDPARWHDAVQFRVLPVVVEQSNDRGVSPSPDGQSVAFRRGRGDLVVMDLLTNDLRTLVKGWDSDLHWRWSPDGRYIAYDQNDLNFSTNIFIIPADGSHQPVNITRHPRNDFNPRWSADGRILTFISNRSGDGFDLYRVTLDPEMNHWTRRELNNYYDRARVAAGMHRPLPVRKPGTVLSLRQPGWQTAKGLELENAWQRVERVTASPDHQTANEMTPGGDRYVFNSGKEGLIAVNWDGSDRRRLGPRGNVQHLDGVGNRVIYIADGRVGIAPLDGKAHTQVDISDRIRIDLRKESLQKFREVARVIEEGFYRPDMKGLNWKRLVADYEELIVRTRTASEFSDIANRLLGELSASHMGLSNPGPGSALRDPSGRLGIEYTRVTLEDERKGYLITKIIPGGPSDRGPVRLYQGDIITKIDMQSFDEQDSLLERLRGKVEQEVVVGFERSISGKRVASQAILTPISFNDFAGLRYNAFQEESRRKASELSGGRIGYIHIEAMNQASLEKFQAHLYAAADSKDGLIIDVRNNGGGHTSDRILTSIMTAEHAYTVPAGADPHLNGRYPQDRLDAPRYTLPINMLANEKSFSNSEILAHAFKTLGRGTLVGKQTYGGVISTGSHSLIDGATVRLPFRGWYLPDGTDMEQNGAIPDLFVDHTPADEIAGRDRQLEAAVIDLLQLTSRRPSRNAS; the protein is encoded by the coding sequence ATGAGACAAATACAGATGGCAAATCTATTTTTCCGACAATGGATTCAACGAAGTATGCTGGTTATTCTACTTCTTGCGCTCGGCTGTGGATTCGCACCTGTTTCCGCGAATGCCGATATTCCCAAACTGCCGCGATTTCCATCGATCAGTCCTGATGGTTCAGAGATTGTTTTCAGTGCCGGAGGAGATCTCTGGATCGTTCCGGTACATGGCGGCATGGCGAACCGGCTGACCGGGCATCGTTTCGACGACCTGCATTCCAGTTGGAGCCCCGACGGTCAATCCCTTGTCTTCACGTCGATGCGAGACGGCTATATGAACCTTTGGCGCATTCAGCGCGACGGCACGGGGACTGTTCAGCTGACCTACAGTGATCGCTTCCTGCGGGCACCGCATTGGTCGATTGATGAAGAAGGCAGGGAGATCGTCACCTTCTCGGGTCTTCTTGAGGCCGATGTCTACCGTGATCAGCGTCCTTACCGGATATCACCGCAAGGCGGGGAACATGAGCTCCTCCATCACGCCTTCGGTTCCGAACCGCGCTTTTCTCCGGATGGTCGACGCGTCGTCTTTACCCGCGGTGGTTATTATCACGACTGGAATCATCGACGGTATCGCGGACCGGATGCAATGAACGTCTGGGTTCTGCACCAATCGGAAGAGCGTTTCGAGGCCGTCACGGAATGGGAAGGCGACGACGGGAATGCCAAGTGGGTGGACAACGATACGCTGCTCTTCATGTCTGAACGCCAGCTCGACACCGTCAATCTCTACCGTGTCAACCTGGATGACGACAATCGTGCTCTTCAGCGGATCACGCATTTTCAAGGACGCGGTGTTCAAGATTTTGACGTCTCAAGGGATGGAAGCATGGCCGTTCTTCAGGTCTGGGATCGGCTGTACACCCTGAACCTTGCTGATCCCCAGGCTGAGCCGGAACCGATACATATCCAAACGGGCGATGATGGCCGGGATGACCATATTTTGCGCTGGATCGACCGGGACGTTACCGAGGCCGCACTCAGTCCGGATGGGCAAGTCATGGCCTATGTTGCCTATGGACGAGTCTACATCCGCAATGTGGACGAATACAGTCCCACCCGGGCGGTCATTCCGGATACCCATGCCCGTCACCAGGATATTGCATGGTCTCCGGATGGGCTGCATCTGTATTTTGCAAGCGATGCCGACGGTACGCTCTCGATCTACAAGGCCCAGGTGGAACTGACCCGGGATGAAATCCGTCTCGCCCACCAGCAACTCCCGACGCGTGGCGAGCTTCTGGCGAAAAGCACCGCTACGCACGTCTCGCGCGGGACCGAAAGTATTTCCGAAAGCACGCATCAGTATTCCGAACATTCCGTGAATTCGGATACGGATGATCCTTTTGGGCCGCTGCCCCCCAACAATCCACTTGACCCACCTCATCCACCTGACCCGCAAGATCCGTCCGAACCAAAACCGACCGGAGAGCCGGCTGATGTCCCTTCCTCTTCCCAGGAAGAGAGCCATGCCACGGAGAAGTCGAAGCACGTGACCGGCCAAGAAGACCCTGCTCGTTGGCACGATGCCGTTCAGTTCCGGGTCTTGCCCGTTGTCGTGGAACAGAGCAACGACCGTGGTGTTTCACCTTCCCCTGATGGTCAGTCCGTCGCATTTCGCCGTGGACGTGGAGATCTGGTTGTGATGGATCTTCTCACAAACGACCTTCGAACGCTTGTGAAGGGCTGGGACAGCGATCTGCATTGGCGCTGGTCGCCGGACGGGCGGTATATCGCTTATGACCAGAACGATCTGAACTTCAGCACAAATATATTCATTATTCCCGCGGATGGTTCCCACCAACCCGTGAACATTACCCGTCATCCACGCAACGATTTCAACCCCCGCTGGTCGGCGGACGGCAGAATATTGACCTTCATCTCCAATCGATCCGGTGACGGTTTCGACCTCTACAGGGTCACTCTCGATCCCGAGATGAATCATTGGACCCGGCGAGAGTTAAACAATTACTATGATCGAGCACGTGTCGCTGCCGGCATGCATCGCCCACTGCCTGTTCGCAAGCCTGGAACGGTACTCTCGCTGAGACAACCCGGATGGCAGACCGCCAAGGGGCTTGAACTGGAAAATGCCTGGCAGCGCGTGGAGCGCGTCACGGCATCTCCCGATCATCAGACAGCCAACGAGATGACCCCTGGCGGCGACCGGTACGTCTTCAATTCCGGCAAGGAAGGACTGATCGCCGTGAATTGGGACGGGAGCGACCGCCGGCGTCTGGGGCCACGGGGAAACGTCCAACACCTCGATGGTGTCGGTAACCGAGTGATCTATATTGCGGATGGGCGTGTCGGCATTGCGCCGCTGGACGGGAAAGCGCACACGCAGGTTGATATCTCTGATCGTATCCGGATCGATCTTCGAAAAGAGTCTTTGCAGAAGTTTCGGGAAGTGGCGCGAGTGATCGAGGAAGGTTTTTACCGGCCGGACATGAAGGGCTTGAACTGGAAGAGGCTTGTCGCTGATTACGAGGAACTCATTGTCCGGACTCGGACCGCAAGTGAATTCAGCGATATCGCCAATCGACTCCTGGGTGAACTGTCCGCTTCGCACATGGGACTCTCCAATCCGGGACCAGGTTCCGCATTACGCGACCCCTCAGGCCGTTTGGGTATCGAATATACGCGGGTGACTCTGGAGGATGAGAGGAAAGGGTATCTCATCACGAAGATCATTCCCGGAGGACCCTCGGACCGTGGACCTGTCCGCCTGTACCAGGGCGATATAATAACCAAAATTGATATGCAAAGCTTTGACGAACAGGACTCCTTGCTGGAGCGGTTGCGAGGAAAAGTCGAACAGGAAGTCGTTGTCGGCTTCGAGCGATCCATCAGCGGCAAACGTGTCGCCTCCCAGGCGATCCTGACTCCGATCTCTTTCAACGACTTCGCCGGACTGCGGTACAATGCGTTTCAGGAAGAGAGCCGGCGCAAGGCTTCGGAGCTTTCAGGCGGACGCATCGGCTACATTCATATCGAGGCGATGAATCAGGCATCGTTGGAAAAATTCCAGGCCCATCTGTACGCGGCTGCCGACTCGAAAGACGGCCTGATTATCGATGTTCGCAACAATGGCGGAGGACATACCAGCGACCGCATCCTTACTTCGATCATGACCGCGGAACATGCCTATACGGTCCCCGCTGGAGCCGATCCCCATTTGAACGGCCGCTATCCCCAGGATCGCCTGGACGCGCCACGCTATACCCTGCCGATCAACATGCTGGCCAATGAGAAAAGTTTTTCAAACTCGGAAATCCTGGCCCACGCATTCAAAACGCTGGGACGGGGCACATTGGTGGGAAAACAGACCTACGGAGGGGTCATTTCCACCGGGAGCCACTCTTTGATCGATGGGGCAACGGTCCGCCTGCCCTTTCGCGGGTGGTATCTCCCGGACGGCACCGATATGGAGCAAAACGGCGCAATCCCCGACCTGTTTGTTGATCACACTCCGGCTGACGAGATCGCCGGGCGGGATCGCCAACTTGAAGCAGCGGTCATAGATTTGCTTCAACTGACATCACGGCGCCCTTCCCGGAATGCATCATAA
- a CDS encoding DUF2254 domain-containing protein, giving the protein MKAQFLKIFVQIHSSLWFIPVVMSCVAVALAFITTASNDPITDFLENSLDWTFSGGAEGASAVLKTIAGSMITIAGVVFSITLVALSLVSSQLGPRLLRNFMRDTVTQVVLGTFVATFLYCLVVLRTVRRSDSPGDIVFVPHLSVSLGVLFAVLSVGVLIYFIHHVSVSIQANKVVARVGDELLKTIDDLYPPKTARDTLKTEDLPSADFIEMFSRESRPVPATNDGYLQFIDKDVLMEWAVREDAVIRLEQQTGRYVIAGRPLVRIWPRDKITDQLPKQINRAIALDDERTPSQDIEFAVLELVEIALRALSPSLNDSFTAIACINQLGSALCRLAQRDIPSPYLLDDQKQLRVIAPTRGFSEIADAAFNQIRQNVRSNVQVTIRLLETLATVAYFVHRPEDRATLLRQAEMLVRGAREGLPEELDRWVVEERYQAVVRLCEPRQQDGEWV; this is encoded by the coding sequence GTGAAAGCGCAGTTCTTGAAAATATTCGTTCAGATCCATTCCAGCTTGTGGTTCATTCCGGTTGTCATGTCCTGCGTGGCAGTGGCCCTGGCTTTCATAACCACCGCTTCAAACGATCCCATTACGGATTTTTTGGAAAATTCATTGGACTGGACCTTTTCCGGCGGAGCCGAGGGCGCCAGTGCGGTCCTGAAAACCATTGCCGGTTCAATGATCACCATAGCCGGCGTCGTGTTCTCCATAACGCTGGTCGCTCTGTCGCTTGTTTCATCCCAGCTCGGCCCCCGGCTACTCCGGAATTTCATGCGGGATACGGTAACCCAGGTGGTGCTCGGCACCTTTGTCGCCACGTTTCTCTATTGCCTGGTCGTGCTGCGCACGGTGCGCCGTTCGGATTCTCCTGGAGACATAGTATTCGTGCCGCATTTGTCAGTGTCCCTGGGCGTCTTGTTCGCTGTGCTGAGCGTGGGAGTCTTGATCTACTTCATCCATCACGTTTCCGTTTCCATACAGGCCAACAAGGTTGTGGCCCGGGTCGGCGACGAGCTGCTCAAGACCATCGATGATCTTTATCCCCCAAAAACCGCGAGAGACACCCTGAAAACGGAAGATCTGCCCAGTGCGGATTTCATTGAGATGTTCTCCAGGGAGTCTCGTCCTGTTCCCGCAACCAACGACGGGTATCTTCAGTTCATCGACAAGGATGTCCTGATGGAATGGGCCGTAAGGGAGGATGCGGTCATCCGGCTGGAGCAGCAGACAGGACGATATGTTATCGCTGGACGACCACTGGTCCGGATCTGGCCGAGAGACAAAATCACCGACCAACTCCCCAAACAAATCAACCGGGCGATCGCCCTGGACGACGAAAGAACCCCGAGTCAGGACATCGAGTTCGCGGTCCTTGAACTTGTCGAGATTGCGTTGCGGGCGCTTTCCCCCAGTTTGAACGACTCGTTCACGGCAATCGCCTGCATTAATCAGCTGGGATCCGCCCTGTGCCGACTGGCTCAACGCGACATTCCGTCCCCGTATCTCCTTGACGATCAAAAGCAACTGCGGGTCATCGCGCCCACCAGGGGATTTTCAGAGATCGCGGACGCGGCATTCAACCAGATCCGGCAAAATGTCCGCTCCAATGTCCAGGTAACCATCCGCCTGCTGGAAACTCTGGCCACTGTGGCGTACTTCGTTCACCGTCCGGAAGATCGGGCAACGCTTTTGCGACAGGCTGAAATGCTTGTCCGGGGTGCGCGCGAAGGCTTGCCGGAAGAACTGGACCGCTGGGTCGTTGAAGAGCGTTATCAGGCTGTGGTTCGACTTTGCGAACCGCGGCAACAGGACGGAGAATGGGTGTGA
- a CDS encoding transketolase — protein MAYELLEQLSRNIRSMILTSTTRAGSGHPSSSLSATELMVSLLFGGTFRFSPNAPEHPNNDRLIFSKGHAAPLLYALWAAAGKVSEEEILSLRTMGSALEGHPTPAFPYTEASTGSLGQGLSIGLGMALNAKFVDKLPYRTFVLLGDSEMTEGSQWEAIQLAAHYRLDNLIGILDVNRLGQRGQTMYGHDLDAYAQRIGVFGWQTITIEDGHDLESIGEAYREALVVRDKPAMIIARTLKGRGVALLENREGWHGKPVPQEEAGHALAGLGAVDYSIRGEIQEPEDLLPEQGRPVQASPPGYERNESVATRKAYGNALARLSTQVPGMVVLDAEVSNSTYADFFAGEHPERFFEMFVAEQNMVGAALGLSLRGKVPFVSTFAAFLTRAFDQIRMSRYSGGRIVFCGSHAGVSIGEDGTSQMGLEDLAMFRTVLDSVVLYPSDAMSTERLVEQAAAHEGISYIRTTRQATPVLYGPDERFPIGGSKVLIQHPEDKAVIIAAGITLHEALAAADLLEEQGVLVRVIDCYSIKPLDRKSIRTAARETGFVVTVEDHYAQGGLGEAVAEVLVGLSVTLRILAVRRMPRSGKLRELLDWESISRDAIIRTVREGA, from the coding sequence ATGGCGTACGAACTCCTCGAACAACTGAGTCGCAATATCCGTTCCATGATCCTGACCTCCACCACCCGGGCCGGCTCCGGCCACCCGAGTTCCTCCCTCTCGGCCACCGAGCTCATGGTTTCCCTTCTCTTCGGCGGGACGTTCCGGTTCTCCCCGAACGCTCCTGAACACCCGAACAACGACCGGCTGATCTTCTCCAAAGGACATGCCGCCCCTCTGCTGTATGCCCTCTGGGCCGCGGCCGGAAAGGTGAGCGAGGAGGAGATTCTCAGTCTGCGGACCATGGGCAGTGCGCTCGAAGGTCATCCCACCCCGGCCTTCCCCTATACCGAGGCGTCCACCGGAAGTCTGGGCCAGGGGCTCTCCATCGGCCTGGGCATGGCCCTGAACGCCAAATTCGTCGACAAGTTGCCCTACAGGACCTTCGTTCTGCTTGGCGACAGCGAGATGACCGAAGGGTCGCAATGGGAAGCCATCCAGCTTGCCGCCCACTACCGGCTGGACAACCTGATCGGCATTCTGGACGTGAACCGGCTGGGACAGCGGGGTCAGACCATGTACGGCCACGACCTCGATGCCTATGCGCAACGGATCGGTGTTTTTGGATGGCAGACGATCACCATCGAAGACGGCCATGACCTGGAATCCATTGGAGAGGCGTACAGGGAGGCGCTGGTGGTTCGTGACAAGCCGGCCATGATCATCGCCCGGACATTGAAGGGCAGGGGGGTCGCCCTGCTCGAAAACCGGGAAGGGTGGCATGGAAAGCCGGTTCCCCAGGAAGAGGCGGGACACGCCCTGGCCGGTCTTGGGGCGGTGGATTACTCCATCAGAGGGGAGATACAGGAACCTGAAGACCTGCTCCCGGAACAGGGCCGGCCTGTTCAGGCTTCTCCCCCCGGGTACGAAAGAAATGAATCCGTCGCCACCAGAAAGGCGTATGGAAACGCCCTCGCACGGCTCTCCACCCAGGTCCCGGGAATGGTCGTCCTCGATGCCGAAGTCAGCAACTCCACCTATGCCGATTTCTTTGCCGGGGAGCACCCCGAACGCTTCTTTGAAATGTTCGTTGCCGAACAGAACATGGTCGGGGCGGCCCTGGGCCTTTCCTTGCGAGGCAAGGTCCCGTTCGTCTCAACCTTTGCCGCCTTCCTGACCCGGGCCTTCGACCAGATTCGCATGAGTCGCTATTCGGGAGGGCGGATCGTCTTCTGCGGCTCCCATGCCGGGGTCTCCATCGGAGAGGACGGGACCTCTCAGATGGGGTTGGAGGATCTGGCCATGTTCCGGACCGTGCTGGACAGCGTGGTGCTCTACCCCTCGGATGCCATGTCCACGGAGCGGTTGGTGGAGCAGGCGGCCGCCCATGAAGGGATCTCCTATATCCGGACCACCCGCCAGGCCACGCCGGTCCTGTATGGACCCGACGAACGGTTTCCGATCGGCGGCTCCAAGGTCCTGATCCAGCATCCCGAAGACAAGGCCGTGATCATCGCTGCCGGGATCACCCTGCACGAAGCCCTTGCCGCAGCCGACCTTCTTGAAGAACAAGGGGTTTTGGTCCGGGTCATCGACTGCTACTCGATCAAGCCCCTGGATCGGAAGAGCATCCGCACGGCTGCTCGCGAAACCGGGTTTGTCGTCACTGTTGAAGACCACTATGCCCAAGGCGGCCTGGGAGAGGCGGTTGCGGAAGTCCTGGTCGGTCTCTCCGTCACCCTGCGTATCCTCGCCGTGCGCCGGATGCCCCGAAGCGGCAAGCTTCGGGAACTCCTGGATTGGGAGTCCATCTCCAGGGACGCGATCATCAGAACGGTCCGGGAGGGTGCGTGA
- a CDS encoding PRC-barrel domain-containing protein, translating to MKTLIVSIIIGLLSLSPAFAQSTMDTKQKETDQKRSEQTGEYQTVPKSDQDQLKKTDQDRRSGQEGMSRDMDKKQRDMDKKQNETDQTRRPGQAGEQSEVLPKYDQDRQVTTDPARPHRATDVEPQEGYQRVSSDLITADDLQSASVYGANNENIADVNEVLMTPEGKVERIVVNVGGFLGMGARSIAIDVNEADIHKDADNDVRVYIPMSEEELRKMPEYKK from the coding sequence ATGAAGACACTCATCGTTAGCATTATTATCGGATTACTGAGTTTGAGTCCCGCATTCGCGCAAAGCACCATGGACACGAAACAAAAAGAAACTGATCAGAAACGCTCCGAACAAACGGGTGAGTATCAGACCGTGCCGAAATCTGATCAAGATCAACTAAAGAAAACCGATCAGGATCGTCGCTCTGGGCAGGAAGGCATGTCGCGTGACATGGACAAGAAACAGCGTGATATGGACAAGAAACAGAATGAAACTGATCAGACTCGGCGCCCTGGACAGGCTGGTGAACAAAGCGAGGTCTTGCCGAAATATGATCAAGATCGCCAAGTCACCACTGATCCCGCGCGTCCTCATCGGGCCACAGACGTAGAACCTCAAGAGGGATATCAGCGGGTATCGTCTGATCTTATCACCGCGGACGACCTGCAGAGCGCGAGTGTCTACGGCGCCAACAATGAAAATATCGCTGATGTCAACGAAGTCTTGATGACACCTGAAGGTAAAGTTGAACGAATTGTGGTGAACGTAGGCGGTTTTCTCGGCATGGGCGCACGCAGCATAGCTATCGATGTGAATGAAGCCGACATTCACAAGGATGCTGACAATGACGTTCGCGTCTACATTCCCATGAGTGAGGAAGAACTGCGTAAGATGCCTGAGTACAAAAAATAA